Proteins from a genomic interval of Trichoderma breve strain T069 chromosome 2, whole genome shotgun sequence:
- a CDS encoding lysine methyltransferase domain-containing protein, with translation MEEGDDYGTGGLMDDPEDYYPSTPPPTKQIFTMGSGKEVVLHLVGSSPTEAHHLWNGAKIISDYFEEDPARVRGKTVLELGAASGLPSLVAGILGAKKVVMTDFPDPDLVMNMQKNIDECDETTEPKGHIAKAIDAAGFVWGGDPVPLIARLSSDEDASSSPAAEKRFDVLILADLLFRHSEHGALVKTIRETMKVSRDSAAYVFFTSYRPWKKDLDMGFFDVAREAGFEVEQVLEKKLEKPLFENDPGDLDVQKTVKGFIVRWPESV, from the coding sequence ATGGAAGAGGGCGACGACTATGGCACGGGGGGCCTGATGGACGATCCCGAAGACTACTACCCCTCTACCCCTCCACCAACGAAGCAAATTTTCACCATGGGAAGCGGCAAGGAGGTTGTTTTGCACTTGGTTGGCTCCAGCCCTACGGAGGCACATCATTTATGGAACGGCGCAAAGATCATATCGGACTACTTTGAAGAGGACCCTGCACGAGTACGAGGCAAGACTGTCTTGGAGCTAGGAGCTGCGTCGGGACTTCCTTCACTCGTGGCTGGTATTCTTGGAGCAAAGAAGGTTGTCATGACTGATTTTCCTGATCCGGATCTCGTCATGAACATGCAGAAGAACATTGATGAGTGTGATGAAACCACAGAGCCAAAGGGCCACATTGCAAAGGCGATTGATGCGGCTGGGTTTGTCTGGGGTGGAGATCCGGTGCCTCTCATTGCCCGTCTTTCATCTGATGAAGACGCATCAAGTTCACCAGCCGCAGAAAAGCGCTTTGATGTTTTGATTCTTGCGGATCTACTCTTCCGACACTCAGAACATGGCGCCTTGGTCAAGACGATTAGGGAGACGATGAAGGTTTCGCGAGATAGCGCGGCCTACGTATTCTTCACCTCGTACAGGCCGTGGAAGAAGGACTTGGACATGGGCTTTTTCGATGTGGCGCGCGAGGCAGGGTTCGAGGTGGAGCAGgttttggagaagaagctggagaagccgCTCTTTGAAAACGACCCGGGCGATTTGGATGTGCAGAAGACGGTTAAGGGATTTATCGTGCGGTGGCCGGAGAGTGTGTAA
- a CDS encoding copper fist DNA binding domain-containing protein, with translation MPLINGQKMACEPCIRGHRSTKCTHASERLMVPVRKPGRPLSSCPHPSSQLCGCAAVTAAFPKKQKCRCGTSEKAPGRKAGDQESPETSNGLVTPPSPSTKGSATKPAYRVQKTNSKTASGRKPIDAASLERIDASQLNILSSPGSRSPQSPNGSIPTIPIGHGIMGFVPNGNAFNPGPAIFPSYQDVASANPVADHTASKPAASNGHAHVTNGQTAPPAAGSCCGSGKSTATQADEQQTPMPNGKPVIKSEPGSCCSSGAEKPEIKPHEHMPNQVNGLMMPQFNVPIGMPNAVYPYMVQPTIFAYPPQFGSYLQPLQPDQYRQLVMMNVSQPMANIQAMPYNAAGPLQLSQSNGLEADSWTGHQCDCGDSCQCVGCATHPYNQPTQNYVRSAMSIGEDAYKRHRHSESAQSIPNGNYETVSPANHSPNGASTPIMAKAEGTMSPTLAQTPSEANSSIGEEPILSANDFFFVSYPFGDSCEGEMASCPCGDDCQCIGCAIHNSSASADFEGVELGL, from the exons ATGCCTCTGATAAACGGGCAGAAGATGGCCTG TGAGCCGTGCATCCGAGGCCATCGCTCCACCAAATGCACACACGCCTCTGAGCGGCTCATGGTCCCCGTGCGCAAGCCTGGCCGGCCGCTCAGTTCGTGTCCGCATCCCTCGTCACAGCTTTGCGGCTGTGCTGCCGTTACGGCTGCCTTCCCCAAGAAACAGAAATGCCGCTGTGGCACTTCAGAAAAGGCGCCTGGCCGCAAGGCGGGAGACCAGGAGAGTCCAGAGACGTCTAACGGATTGGTCACGCCTCCAAGCCCATCCACGAAAGGATCCGCAACCAAACCAGCGTACCGCGTGCAGAAAACAAACTCCAAGACTGCCTCGGGCAGGAAACCTATCGACGCTGCAAGCTTGGAGAGAATAGATGCGAGCCAGCTGAACATTCTATCATCTCCTGGATCGAGGTCTCCACAATCGCCCAACGGCAGCATACCCACAATACCTATCGGCCATGGCATAATGGGCTTTGTCCCAAATGGTAACGCTTTCAACCCTGGCCCAGCTATATTCCCTTCATACCAGGATGTAGCATCAGCGAATCCCGTCGCCGACCACACTGCATCCAAACCGGCGGCGTCGAATGGCCATGCTCACGTCACGAATGGACAAACTGCCCCCCCGGCAGCCGGAAGTTGCTGCGGGAGTGGGAAATCGACAGCTACCCAAGCAGATGAACAGCAGACGCCCATGCCAAACGGGAAACCCGTCATTAAGAGCGAGCCTGGAAGCTGTTGCTCATCTGGAGCGGAAAAGCCCGAGATCAAGCCACACGAACACATGCCTAACCAGGTTAACGGCCTGATGATGCCGCAGTTTAATGTCCCGATTGGCATGCCAAATGCCGTGTATCCTTACATGGTTCAACCCACTATATTCGCATATCCACCACAATTCGGCTCCTatcttcaacctcttcaacCTGATCAGTATAGgcagttggtgatgatgaatgtTTCCCAACCAATGGCGAATATCCAAGCTATGCCATATAATGCGGCCGGCCCGTTGCAGTTGTCTCAGTCCAATGGCTTGGAGGCGGATTCATGGACAGGCCACCAGTGCGACTGCGGAGACTCGTGCCAGTGCGTAGGCTGTGCTACACACCCGTACAACCAACCGACGCAGAATTACGTGCGGTCTGCCATGAGCATTGGAGAGGATGCGTATAAGCGTCACAGGCATTCTGAAAGTGCCCAGAGCATTCCCAACGGCAATTACGAGACGGTCTCGCCCGCTAACCACTCGCCGAATGGCGCTTCGAcgcccatcatggccaaggcggaAGGAACCATGTCGCCCACATTGGCGCAGACGCCTTCAGAGGCTAACTCGAGCATTGGAGAAGAGCCAATCTTGTCGGCGAatgactttttctttgtcagCTACCCCTTTGGCGACTCATGTGAAGGAGAGATGGCTAGCTGTCCCTGCGGGGATGACTGCCAGTGTATTGGCTGCGCCATACACAATAGTTCCGCTTCGGCCGATTTTGAAGGCGTCGAACTTGGACTATGA
- a CDS encoding surp module domain-containing protein: MSSSKDPADPLRLESKFQKPAKQSVFEKQKAEAEAKRKREAAETAAVYEDFIKSFDHDEDDHAEHSASAQRNQRPGFGNFGGPPPPSGPSGASRRHFGTSSGMKSGPGSLGMPPMPFGKKRSFNDFSKESEGRATLKFEDKSDDEEMVDRAEEKAIARPTLRLSNLPPGISPATIKSLLPANLTVENVKIQPPAGPGGSERKCTVAIVTLSKETPATDMDAAVSSLQNRYMGYGYYLSLHRHLSSAVSNSTLSGLGSSGSASQPFGAKSVDQESGAGHNDHSRHGFHRGFAPPSSYSGGQGGVNRTGLLYVPVKPPQDIRMIRLINKVIEGVLEHGPDFEALLMSRASVRREERWAWLWDARSQGGVWYRWTLWGVISGSHLQQKKGKYVPLFDGGHAWKTPETGLRFEYTTRLDEFVSDVEYDSSEDEDFDGDANRDGGPTGEEEKTFLNPLEKAKLVHLLSRLPTTIAKVRKGDIARVTAFAITHVSRGADEVVDLVVSNIERPLSLAVTDQDTKKEGKGEQQTAGTEEGTVAASENTDASAATLVGLYVVFERLGMMAEKLGWGRLRAEKWKRSVTLVLNLWEGWCVFPKGKWKVVEANQTAPTTSESVIASDADVTAQQQQEEKKEEEEEEEAVGEPIEEDDVDGEPLADEDLDGEPIEDDDDDVIGEPMDEDDDEDVADVGKNPQAEPHSAGRGQPRRRMRAADMFADSDNSDGN, encoded by the exons ATGTCATCCTCCAAAGACCCCGCCGATCCACTTCGGTTGGAATCCAAATTCCAAAAACCCGCCAAGCAATCCGTGttcgagaagcaaaaggccgaggctgaaGCCAAGCGTAAGCGCGAGGCTGCAGAAACCGCTGCCGTATACGAAGACTTTATCAAGAGCTTTGAccacgacgaggatgacCATGCAGAGCACAGCGCGTCGGCGCAGCGGAATCAGCGGCCTGGGTTTGGCAACTTTGGTggaccgccgccgccctcggGGCCCAGCGGCGCATCGCGGCGACACTTTGGCACGTCGTCGGGGATGAAGAGCGGGCCAGGAAGCTTGGGGATGCCGCCTATGCCGTTTGGGAAGAAGCGCTCCTTTAATGACTTTTCTAAAGAATCAGAGGGCAGAGCAACGTTGAAATTCGAGGACAagagcgacgatgaagagatggTCGACCGCGCCGAGGAGAAGGCTATAGCGAGGCCGACTCTACGGCTGTCCAATCTCCCCCCAGGAATCTCCCCCGCCACGATCAAGTCGTTATTACCTGCGAACCTGACGGTCGAGAATGTCAAAATTCAACCTCCAGCCGGGCCCGGAGGATCAGAGAGGAAATGCACGGTTGCCATCGTGACCTTGTCTAAAGAGACTCCTGCAACAGATATGGATGCTGCGGTAAGCTCCTTGCAGAACCGATATATGGGCTACGGCTATTATCTatctctccatcgccatctttcTTCTGCCGTTAGCAACTCTACGCTATCAGGACTGGGCTCTTCTGGCTCCGCATCTCAACCTTTTGGGGCAAAATCAGTAGACCAAGAGTCTGGAGCTGGGCACAACGATCATTCACGCCATGGATTTCACCGGGGATTTGCCCCACCGTCTTCATACTCTGGTGGACAAGGGGGTGTAAACCGGACTGGCCTGTTATATGTGCCTGTCAAGCCACCTCAGGATATTCGAATGATAAGACTCATCAACAAGGTGATTGAAGGTGTCCTTGAACACGGTCCCGACTTTGAGGCTCTGCTCATGTCCCGTGCATCAGTTCGGAGAGAGGAAAGATGGGCTTGGCTATGGGATGCAAGGAGCCAGGGCGGCGTCTGGTATCGATGGACGCTTTGGGGAGTCATTTCTGGTTCACATTTACAGCagaaaaaaggcaaataTGTCCCGCTCTTTGACGGAGGCCATGCATGGAAAACACCAGAAACGGGTCTTCGCTTCGAGTATACCACCAGGCTAGATGAGTTCGTTTCAGACGTGGAGTATGACTCTTCagaggatgaagactttgacgGAGACGCAAACCGTGACGGCGGCCCGACtggcgaagaggaaaagacgtTTCTCAATCCActggaaaaggccaagctAGTTCATCTTTTATCCCGCCTACCGACCACGATTGCAAAGGTTCGCAAGGGAGATATTGCGCGAGTAACGGCCTTTGCCATTACCCATGTTAGCCGCGGTGCTGACGAAGTTGTCGACTTGGTCGTCTCCAATATAGAACGGCCTCTATCATTGGCGGTCACCGACCAAGATACGAAAAAGGAAGGCAAAGGAGAGCAGCAAACAGCAGGCACCGAAGAAGGCACTGTTGCTGCAAGTGAAAACACAGACGCAAGCGCGGCTACCTTGGTTGGCTTGTATGTG GTGTTTGAACGCCTAGGCATGATGGCTGAAAAATTGGGTTGGGGTCGACTACGTGCGGAAAAATGGAAGCGAAGCGTCACCCTTGTGTTAAATCTATGGGAAGGATGGTGCGTCTTTCCG AAGGGGAAGTGGAAGGTCGTCGAAGCCAACCAGACCGCCCCCACAACGTCTGAGTCTGTTATTGCTAGTGATGCCGACGTAAcggcgcagcagcagcaggaggagaagaaagaggaagaagaggaggaggaggcagtAGGCGAGCCTatcgaagaagatgacgttGACGGAGAACCTCTTGCGGACGAAGACCTAGATGGAGAACCGAttgaggatgacgatgacgacgtAATCGGAGAACCtatggatgaagacgacgatgaagacgtggCTGATGTTGGTAAAA ACCCTCAAGCGGAGCCGCACTCTGCAGGTCGAGGCCAGCCTAGAAGACGAATGCGAGCGGCCGATATGTTTGCTGACTCGGACAATTCGGACGGCAACTAG